The stretch of DNA agaaatttgaattctagactaatcaaatattataCGACTTGAGTCATCTAGTAACCTCATACTCACATAATCCTACATTGTACTAAAAAAACAGTGtataaaatttcaaacaaaaaaaaaaataaacgCAAACTATATATGTATAAATACAACAATTGCTACTtgtgattgattgattctgtgtgtgtgtatatatatatgagTGATGTTATGTGGGTATGTTAGAATAAAATGTagttaaatttaatttagtGATATTAATAAAGTGGTAATAAAACTCTTTTGTTAGGCTTTTTTGGGGGTGGGGAAAGTCAACTGTAGAAACTAGAAGGTTTCTTATTCGTCATCCATTTCAGAAGGTCTAATTAACCCACCAACTTGCATGTCTCGTTCTCTTTGTAATCTATCTTGTTCTTCTCTTTCTATTTGTTTATCTTCAGCAAACAAATAATCAGTTGGATCTCCACcaaattctttcaattgcACCAAAAAATCTCTTAATACCGActtgaatttgaataaatcattataaaCGGTTGTCAATACTTTAAggaaattgatcaattgcACTTCTTGTAAGTTATCAAATGCcgatgataataattgtgataaatattgtttGAGGAAATCTGAATTAGAAGTCCCTTCAGGAGCTTGATCTGATGTGTATAATGGATATTTGATAACATTATCTTCAACcaaatgaatcaattgagCTAATAATTGGGCTTGATATCTAAATCCTGCTTTATGATCTGGTTGAGTGAAAACATACAATGTATCAGataaaatttggaaataaaAATTCTCATAAAATGCCTTGGTGAATGGAGTGTCAcctaatttttcaacattttcGATCAATTCTAAAGTTAACGATAATCCATTATCTTCAACTTCTCTATTATTATGTTTGAAAGCCCATAAGGCGGCATTAATCAATGATTGGAATGCTTCTCCAGATAATTGTAGTAAACCTTGGAATGATTTGgcattgatttcttttaataatttataaaattcaaCTCGATGTTCAGGgtattcaacaaaatcatttttaatcATATCCAAAGTACATTCAAACacattttgtaaaattaATACCACACCATCAGGGATTAAATGTCCGGCTTTAGAAACCAATGCTGTCAAACATCTCAATACTTCAGCATCTCTAGCATCAGGAACATTGGAACTATAATCTTCTAAAACGGCTCCAAATAATGGTTGGACCAAATCACGaacaatttcttgtaaattatCAGCTTGATTAATATAAGTTtcaatcattttcaaaatctctTTTTTGATGGTTCTCAATCCTCTCACTTTAGGGGTCTTGGTAGCAATTATTCCGTCTTTAGCAACAGCATCAGAAATCATTTGTGAAACAGCTTTATATAATGATAACATATCCACGTATAATCCACCCAATTGTGAATAAAATCCTGGACCTAAAGCTTTACAAACAGCAACATTAGTCTTGATGATATTGGCAATAATCTTGACGGTTTCAGTATTACTCAATAACTCGGGGTCTTGACCTGCTTGTTGGATTATTGCCGTCCAGGCCATGTTAGGTAATGCCATCAATTCActcaataatttatcacGAGCAGTTTTATTATATTCAGCACTAACAATAATCCCACATGCTTCATAGAAGGTGTGTACTTGTTGTGGCTGTAAATCTTCCGTAATCTGTTGGATTTCTCTAATGATTTCATTAATGAAGGGTTCGGTTTCATTTGCTTGCACGGCAACAAAATGTTTTTTACACTTGTGGGTAATCTTAATAAAAGTGTCACAAGCCATATCTTGAACCCCCTCGTGTGTTTCATGCAtgaattcaaacaatttattgacaacggttttcaaaaatttccaatGAGCTTTCAAAAATCTTGGGTATTGACCAACAATATACATAATGTTTGATGCAACCACAGCTTTATTATCTTTACCACGTTTCATTTCCgttaatgataataaatctttaataacggaaaccaaaaatcttttttcCATATCTTCATTCATGGCCCCAGATATAGATCCTATAGCCCAACATAAAGTATTAATATTTTGCCATGACCATTCACTTTCATCAATTTGTCTagccaatttttcaatcatgATTTGTTCAGTATCAATAACATTCAAATGAGTAAGATAAACCAACACTTCTCTCATGgatttatataattgaatGGTATCACTTTCTTTAACAAATTCACGAACAATTTCCccttcatcattttcaacaattaaaacttCTTCTGGTCGGGccatattttcaataataaccAATCTCAATTTCGATAATATTTCCGCATATTGGTGTTGTCTCAATGGGAATTTCTGTAAAAGAGCTGGGTCAGGTGCACCACCGGAAGATGTTGGTCTTAAACTATTACCATAAGCTA from Candida albicans SC5314 chromosome R, complete sequence encodes:
- the CRM1 gene encoding exportin (Functional homolog of S. cerevisiae Crm1, which acts in protein nuclear export; predicted to be resistant to antifungal drug leptomycin B; partially suppresses signal transduction defects of S. cerevisiae ste20 mutant), yielding MDAILDFSTDLDINLFDQTVDTFFKGSGNDQKNAQLVLNKFQEHPDSWKFADKILSNSNNAQSKYIALSSLNKLIQYRWKTIPDNERIGIRNFIVNMIISLCDNEQEFETQRALINKIDLTLVSVLKQEWPHNWPEFIPEIVMSSRSSYNVCENNMIILKLLSEEVFDYSQDQLTQAKAQQLKVSMKNEFEKIFTLCYEVLDKTTKSSLIIATLNALLKYIQWIPSEYIYQTDLLNLLSTKFLAPADTRAISLKCLTEVSSLPAHNEKTLIYFKNTLEQIYSIVPLTTNLKQTYKVASSSDQSFLQDLAMFLCTFLTNNLELLEKHKEAGELLQNSLFYLLELSRIEERELFKTCLDFWSTFVYGLFKEIRDLPSNELTPMMQLAYGNSLRPTSSGGAPDPALLQKFPLRQHQYAEILSKLRLVIIENMARPEEVLIVENDEGEIVREFVKESDTIQLYKSMREVLVYLTHLNVIDTEQIMIEKLARQIDESEWSWQNINTLCWAIGSISGAMNEDMEKRFLVSVIKDLLSLTEMKRGKDNKAVVASNIMYIVGQYPRFLKAHWKFLKTVVNKLFEFMHETHEGVQDMACDTFIKITHKCKKHFVAVQANETEPFINEIIREIQQITEDLQPQQVHTFYEACGIIVSAEYNKTARDKLLSELMALPNMAWTAIIQQAGQDPELLSNTETVKIIANIIKTNVAVCKALGPGFYSQLGGLYVDMLSLYKAVSQMISDAVAKDGIIATKTPKVRGLRTIKKEILKMIETYINQADNLQEIVRDLVQPLFGAVLEDYSSNVPDARDAEVLRCLTALVSKAGHLIPDGVVLILQNVFECTLDMIKNDFVEYPEHRVEFYKLLKEINAKSFQGLLQLSGEAFQSLINAALWAFKHNNREVEDNGLSLTLELIENVEKLGDTPFTKAFYENFYFQILSDTLYVFTQPDHKAGFRYQAQLLAQLIHLVEDNVIKYPLYTSDQAPEGTSNSDFLKQYLSQLLSSAFDNLQEVQLINFLKVLTTVYNDLFKFKSVLRDFLVQLKEFGGDPTDYLFAEDKQIEREEQDRLQRERDMQVGGLIRPSEMDDE